The segment acCAAGTCAATGACTGGAATATCCATTGAAGCATCCtgatcgtcatcatcatcatcatcatcttcatatTCTTGATCACGCGTGTCTCTGATcactgtaaagaaaaaaaaacaacaatgaattaaaatatttaattggaaaaataattgaaaatcaaaaaataattaagaaaatactTACAATGTattacatcatcatcattatcgcTGATCAAGTCAATAAAAGGTATGTCCATTGAAAGATGCTGTAAAAATGatcaaaaagaaacaaaatataaaaactaattgaaaatttaaaaaactacttTTCATACTAAGTATATGagttaaaaagaattttttttgtactaattatcaaagcaatacgtataaatCTACTaatcataaaagaaaaaatttttttgtactaagtatgaaagcaatacgtataacTTTAGTTaccataaaataaaagaaactaTTTGTACTAAGTATGAAAGCAATACGAATAAATTTAgttaccataaaaaaaaaaaagcaaattacaAAGAcccaaaaacaaattttaaagactctactgaaaaaaaaaaaaaaagcaaatttcaAAGACTCTAAGAAAACAagcaaattttaatgactctactgaaaaaataaaagaagcaAACTCCAATGACTCTAAACAAAAGCAAATTACAATGActctactgaaaaaaaaaaataaaaaagcaaattacaatgactcgaaaaaaaaaaacaaacttcaatgactaaaaaaaaacaaatttcaatGACTCTAAAAAAGCAAATTAATAAGAcccaaaaaagaaatttcaaagactttactgaaaaaaagcaaattttaaagactctaagaaaaaaaagcaaattttaatgactctactgaaaaaaaaaataaaaaaaagcaaatttcaAAGactctaagaaaaaaaagcaaattttaatgactctactgaaaaaaacaaaaaagcaaATTTCAATGActctaaaaaacaaatttcaatgactaaaaaaaacaaattttaatgactctactgaaaaaaaaagcaaatttcaAAGACTCtaagaaaaaaagcaaattttaatgactctactgaaaaaaaaataaaaaaaagcaaatttcaAAGACTCtactgaagaaaaataaaaaagcaaatgaCAATGACTCTAAACAAAAGCAAATTACAATGACTCtaagaaaaaaagcaaattttaataactctactgaaaaaaaaaaaaaaaataaaataaaataaaaaaagcaaattacaatgactaaaaaaacaaatttcaatGACTCTACTGAAGAAAAAAGCAAATtacaaagacaaaaaacaacaaaatagaGGGATTGAAGGAAGAggaattgttattgtttttttgtttttttgttttttttacaaatattaattgatattttcctgCGTCTATACCTCCTCATCAGGTTGAATTTcctcctgaaaaaaaaaagaaatgaataaacataaaaaaaaaaaatgataaatgtacAAGAAAAAACTAATCAATTACCTGATCTTCGCTGGCTACCTCATCGTCAGCATCGTATCCTGTATCCTCTTCatctgcaacaaaaaaaaaaagaaaaatatggaTTAGAAACTAATATtagtgaaataaatgaaaataattaaaaaatagaaaaataaaaaaattacctctAGGAATAGAAATGGGAACGATGATGACTTCCATTGGTTGCTCCTCGTACTCCTTCTGCAACCTCTCGAGCGTTAAAATCCTCCCTCTGAAACGCAGCTTCAAGAGCCTCTTCCACAAACATGTTctctgaaaatataaataaatgaaataaaaaaaaaaatttttacattttctaaTGTATTTccttttaattcattttatttaattttattctttttatataattaattagctgtttttctaatatattttttctttgcaaaACACGTGCGTAAAATTGCACGCGTGttcagaaaagaaaaaatataatagaaaaaccgcaaatttatttaataaaaagaataaataaaataaattaatagaaaatacaattaaattaataagaaaaactaaaaaattaaagagaaCACGTGCTTGAGTGATGCAATTTTCTCATGCATGCATTCTAAccattctttttgtttttcacattaattttatattttttattgtattttcttttaatttattttattttatttattctttttatttaatgaatttgcagtcttttttattatatttttttctttgcaaaacacgtgtgtaaaaaaaaaaaaaaaattgcacgcttgttcagaaaagaaaaaaatataataaaaagactgcaaatttattaaataaaaagaataaataaaataaaataaattaaaagaaaatacaataaaatataaaattaataagagaaacaaaaaaagaaaggtTAGAACACGTGCTTGATAATGCAATTTTCTCATGCATGCATTCTAAacattctttttgttttttcacattaattttatattttttattatattttcttttaatttattttattttatttattctttttatttaataaatttgcagtcttttttattatatttttttctttgcaaaacacgtgtgtaaaaaaaaaaattgcacgcgtgttcagaaataaaaatataataaaaagactgcaaatttattaaataaaaagaataaataaaataaaataaattaaaagaaaatacaataaaatataaaattaataagagaaacaaaaaagaaaggtTAGAACACGTGCTTGATGATGCAATTCTCAAGCACATGTTcagaaaagataaaatattataaaaaaaaaaaaaaaccacaccaataaataaatagaaacagaaaaacaatagaatagaaaataaattaattgataaaataaaaaatgaatgacttacccttttattatttcttctactcattttacttttttctttaaaatcttTATTAAATAACCGCATCACACGCAGGACCGAACTTAAAGAAAATCGTTTAGGGAAAACGTTGGAAAATCGGTAGCCATAGAATAAAATAGAGTTCAAGATGGAATATGCTGCAAGAATGCAGCGCCTTCTTGCAGAGAATAAAAAACTATCTTACCGACATAGTCCGcggacatttaaaatttaaaaattgaaaaaattgaaaactatTTTACCAGCATATTCCGCgggcattaaaaaatttaaaaattcaagatggcctcccatgaaaaaaaaaataaataaataaataaataaaataaataaataatataataataataaaagtaaataaataatataataataataaaaataataataacaatagaaaTCCATTATGCAAtcttatgaaattaaattaaatcggGACCCCCCATGATGACGGTgctctaattaattaattaattcacgGACCCCTGGGATGGGCCCTCGCGCATTCCGCGAAATCACCCGCGAATCACAGTGGGGGGTCGCGGGTTTCGCGGGGGGAAGGGGGGGCACAGCAGGGGGCTGGTCCAGAACTCTCCTATGTATACTACtgattttacttattttacaCCATAATCTTTATCCCACTGTATACTATTGATTTTTCCTAAGTAATCATCTATTAAATCTCTATTTGATTCTTCCACAAATGTTTCCTCGCTTTCATCAGCAGTATCATATTCACCTTCTTGTTCATGAACTGATTCTTCAATATCAGAAGTACTAAAAATGTCCTCatgtgttgaattattttttttatcattcgtatttttttcatccggaaatgatttatcatcatcaattaatgattttttgataaCCGTTGTTGTTGGCAGTTGTGCAGCTAATTTGTTGAGCGATGTGACAACAGGTTTAAGATATTCATTTGCAGCAtctgatatattttcttttcctaattttatcaattgatattttttccgaATAACGttttgtactttttcaatttcacttaaaaattttgtttcatcaacTAGTTCTTGCTCACAAAGAGGCATGTTGATCCTTTGCGATTTTAcaattaactaataaaatttaacaaatcgttttgttatttatagttatgaagcagtcaaaattttttctatatcttcCTTTATCTATATCTCTATCTTTATCGATACACAGaaagcaatatttttctttccaacaATCCACACACATCTGCCGGAATTTACTATACTCCATATCAATGTTAACATGATCGTGATGTATATGCTTCAAATTCGTATCATCTTGTGGAaagataatcaaaaaattaatattatcacgtATCAAGTGTTTAGGTATTCGCGCGTatgattgacataaataaaatgaatcaacAGCTTTATGTCttcccatacaaaaaaatgctttCATATGGTCCTGCTTTTCAGTTGCAACGTcgtcaaatataaacaaagaatTTGGTTTTGCTTTGTCAACTGGTACAACTTGATCGTTgtctgaaaatttataataatttatttcttcaagtggttctagtaacttttctaaatattgatattttggttggtataatgatttactataaatataaatttttgcaaatcgtaaaccatttggatcaacaaataatttcattaaagcGTTCGTTTTACCACAATTACTTCCTCCAGTTATCGCACATCTTATTGTATTTGGTAGTAAATCACCATgtcgtttttcttttaaaccaTTACCACTTTTCgatgtaattatatcaaagtttataaCTGGTAATTTTAGAGCTTGTTTCTGGTATTCCATTGTGATGAGCACTGAGctcaaatcatataaattcaacCGTTTTATACCAAAGAAAATCAGTCTGTTATAAGCTATGATTGAGCAcacatcaaaaaagaaaaagaacaaaaaacgtTGTGGAAAAGGAatactcaataaaataattaacaagttACCATTCGAACTCCATCTGCCTGGTTATTCATATTGTGGACCAGGTACCAAGTTAGAAAAACGTTTAGCAAGAGGAGATCCGGGAATTGATCCTTTGGACGCAGTCTGTAAAAATCACGATATTGCATATTCGAAAAATCGCAACGACATCAAGGCAAGAAACGcagctgatgatattttagctCGTGAAGCAGCTAAACGTATTTTTTCTAAAGACGCAAGTTTAAGTGAGAGAGCAGCAGCTACATTCGTTACAGGAGCAATGaaagtaaaatcaaaatttggtATGGGTTGtgttaatggaa is part of the Aphidius gifuensis isolate YNYX2018 linkage group LG1, ASM1490517v1, whole genome shotgun sequence genome and harbors:
- the LOC122857633 gene encoding ciliogenesis-associated TTC17-interacting protein-like translates to MEYQKQALKLPVINFDIITSKSGNGLKEKRHGDLLPNTIRCAITGGSNCENMFVEEALEAAFQREDFNAREVAEGVRGATNGSHHHEEDTGYDADDEVASEDQHLSMDIPFIDLISDNDDDVIHLIRDTRDQEYEDDDDDDDDQDASMDIPVIDLVSDDDDDEDDDDDDDADTVILEPEELVRRVEDADFYNCSYTPS